Below is a genomic region from Henckelia pumila isolate YLH828 chromosome 3, ASM3356847v2, whole genome shotgun sequence.
TTCTTGCTTTATGTTCGTAATCTCATTTATAGATATTATTTATACGCATATTACGTTCaacatttatatatttatggTGTCATATCTGTCATATTTAATaccattaataattaatatcaaCCAAATAATTGTGTCGATATTATCTTTTAATGCGGCATAAATTTCCCTTCTTACACAAAAACAAAATCTAATACACTTCCACAGAACCCAAATCCATAATGTATACACAAAATATCATACTAGCTATAAAAACGAGGGTGCACCTTTGGTACGACAATTTACACTCAATTAATTATTTAACATATATAACATGATCTAATTTGGCATTTTGAGTTAAATTGACTTGGGAAATCGTAAAAAATACAGTCCAagctatttatattatttatttttttgtaagcTGAAGTAATCGCAGAGATAATATCTATTTTTGTAAATAATAGATAGAAAAtagttttctttttcttttaggTTTCTGATGATCGGTCTATTATTTTTGTCATGTAAATTTTAGGTTTTCTTCTAATAGTTTTGATAAAGAAACAAATATTTATCCTACAattaaagcaaaaaaaaaaagaaaaaaaattaaagcatcATCATATATTTAACTCCCATAAGTTATGTGTTATTTGTCCAATTATTAGGAATAAGATTGTTTAAAACCAATTATTTACCACTTTTAGAAGAGCCGGCGATATCATACGTAGAATgtgcaaaaaaaaattgagttaTACAGTCACAACCAGCTACCTACacatatattttactaaaaCAAGGAGCACTTGATCTTTTTTACTAGATTATTGATTATGACCATAATCTTATTTGTAAATATTCCGCATATTACGTCCAATCTTTATTTATTGCACAGCTTCAACAGAACCCAACTGAATCCAGGTCAGACCGAACtgtaaaatattcaaaaaaatcaGCGTCTTTAATCGATACATTCAAGATTGTACTTATACTctaaaaaaacattatttataacatatatatatatatatatatatatacatatatatatatatatatatataatgtgcaAAAATGAGGGCGCACCTTTGGTATGGTGAGGATGTGCACACATGAAAACTCCAATAAGAAAACTTTCCTCGAAATCTCCGAAATTGAATggaattatatatgtataattgGTTGTCGGAGGAGTTAATCAGTATAActtctaaaaataaatataaattccaGATAAGTAATCATGCGTATCATAAGAACGATTGCTTATCAGTTCTGTCTATTTAATGGTTACATTTGGGTCTGCGCTTCACACATCAAATCTCTCCCCCAAAAGCCCTAGAGAGAGAAAGTGTGCGAAACAATTCTTGTAAGATCTGTTCCTCTCTCTCTCTAACAATCCCCGCTTTTTCTCtctccatatatatatacagaggCTTACACGTATAGGTTTGCGCGCACACACGCGCATATGCACGCTTGAATGTGGAGCTTATATTAGTGCATGCATAAGGTTTTATGCTTACATGTGTATATTTTGAGGTTTTGGGGGGTTTTTTCCTTTGATTTTtgggtggtggtggtggtgtgttttttgaattaattttttggcaattgatttggaaattttggattttgttggaatttggGTTCTGATTAATTTGTCTGATTTTGGTTTTCGGAGCAGGTGTGTGGAGTGAGGGAAGCAGGACATGTCGTCGTTGAGCAGAGAGCTGGTGTTTTTGATACTCCAGTTTCTTGATGAGGAGAAGTTTAAGGAGACTGTTCACAGGTAGGGATTTACTGTtctgaattttgatttttttttttccggtttATTGGTTGTTTGGGGAAATGGGGATTGTTACTTGATGGAAAATGGGGCCGTTATTTTGGACACTTGGCGACTTTGAGTCAATTGTATGTTGGCTGAATCTCATGGTctaatttggaaattttaattgACTTGGGAAAGTCGTTTTAGGAAGTGTTTTGTGGATGTTCGGTCGTTACTTTCTGTTTTACTTTTGTAAGGTGCTGAATGCTTTGAGTGGGAAATCTTAGGGTGTTTTTATGCATTAAACTGTTTACTGGGAATtgatcaactttttttttttaatgatttcagATTGGAGCAAGAATCTGGCTTTTTTTTCAATATGCGATATTTTGAAGAAATGGTAACAAATGGAGAATGGGAAAACGTGGAGAAGTATTTGTTTGGCTTCACAAAAGTCGATGATAACAGATATTCTATGAAAATCTTCTTTGAGATACGAAAGCAGAAGTACCTTGAAGCTTTGGACAAGTGAGTGTGTtcatttttattcattttaacgAACACCATTTATCGTCTAAGTCAGCTTTTGTGTTAAGTTTTGCGCTTTTGTGGATTTATATATTGGAGCCTTGGATGATTCATTTTGTGCAACACCATTTATTATCTGTGTCAGAGCTTTTGTATTTTTGTTGATTCATACATATTGGATTTAAGATTATGTTTATTAAGTACAGGAAAGATCGTGCAAAAGCTGTTGACATTCTGGTGAAGGACTTGAAAGTTTTCTCATCATTTAATGAAGATCTTTTTAAAGAAATAACACAGCTGTTGACCTTTGAGAACTTTAGGTAATGAAAGAATGTGTAGATGCCCTTGTGgttttcttgttcaattatgGGAATCATCCTCCTTTGTTCCGAAGATATTGATCTGAATGTGATTGATAACATGTAGAGAGAATGAACAATTGTCCAAGTATGGGGACACCAAGACTGCTAGGGGTATAATGCTCGTTGAACTTAAAAAGTTGATAGAGGCAAACCCTCTGTTTCGTGAGAAGCTGAACTTTCCCACCTTGAAGAATTCAAGATTAAGGACACTAATCAATCAGAGGTCTGTTTCCTGGGTTGTGATAATGTCTGGTTGAGGTAATTAATCATCATACGGTTACGCTAATCAGTATTTGCTTGTAGTTTGAACTGGCAGCATCAGCTTTGCAAGAATCCGAAGCCCAATCCTGACATTAAAACATTGTTTGTGGACCATTCATGTGGGCCATCACAGCCAAATGGTGCAAGGGCACCATCCCCCGtcactaaccatctaatgggaGCTGTTCCCAAACCAGGGCCATTTCCACCTCTGGCCACGCATGGCGTAAGTAGATAAAATGTCAGCAGCTCTACTTGCTACAGCTCTTGAGTCTTGAGATATGAAAGATTAAATATTGCTCTGTTTGTCTAGTCATTTCAGCCAACTCCAGGTCCTATGCCAACTCCTCTTGCTGGATGGATGGCTAGTCCCTCTCAAGTTCCTCATCCGTCCTCCTCTACTGGTCCCATTGGTTTCAACCCTCAAAATAATACTGGTATATTATGTTTCAACTTACTAATTGTGAACTTGAACCCTTTCCTTTGTCACCTGTTTTTTTAGCACTACGTCCCATGTTATATCTTAGTGCTTAATTGATATAGGTCTACTAAAGCGCCCTAGAACTCCTCCAATGATTAACCTGGCAATGGATTACCAGACTGCGGATTCAGAACATGTTATGAAACGAACAAGACCTTTTGGATTTCCAGATGAAGTATGGTGTTAGAATCTCAAGTTTCTCTTCTCATCCTTGCAAGAATTAACAATCAAGCACTCTCATTTGAGACTTGAATTTAAATGTCTAGACTCTTGGAAATTGGATTTTAGTTATGTCACTTGATTGGGTTTTCAATTCAACTCAGTTTGTTAAACTCTAAAGCTTCGAGAAAAATGTTTTTTGGTATTTTGAATTGAAAGTTGATGCAATTAATGAAGTGGTATTATAAATTGATTGAGTGAAATGATGGAACAAAAGTTTGCCTGTTCAGGAAAGTGTAAAGAATGTGTAATTGTGTAATAAATTGTGTTCTGAATAGTTGTTTTGAAGTGTTTGAAAGATTTGATTAAACACTTTGAAAAGAATACTCCTGTCAGAAGATTTTTAGTGTatcaatcaaataatgtatttttGAGGTGAGCTGAGTAGAGTTGAGTAGTCCAAACAAGTAGGGCCCAAGTCATGTGTTTCTGGTATGGTTTTTTCCAGCACTGTTATTAAATCGAATtgtttacaaaccctaaaaatAAAATGGAAAGTTGTGGCATAAGTAAAGCTTCTACATGAAGTTCAAGATCATTCTGAGAAATTTTTTTACAGGTAAATAATGTACCTGTCAATGTTTTGCCTGTTGGATTTTCCAGTCAAACTCATGGGCATAGCTCGCCCTCATCTGAGGAGTTGCCAAAGACCATGGTGATGAATCTCAGTCAGGGCTCTGCCGTCAAGAGTATGGATTTTCATCCAGTACAACAAGTTTTACTTCTTGGTTGGTGCTTACACACTTAATACAAATTATTTTCTTAGTTAATTTTGTTATGGGATAATATATTAAGTCTGATCATCTTTATTTGATTTTCTCTCTCAGTTGGAACAAATTTGGGAGATGTAACGGTTTGGGAACTGGGTAGCAGAAATAGAATTTGCCACAGAAGTTTCAAAGTATGGGATCTAGGGGCTTGTTCTGTGGCACTGCAGGTAGGATTCTGGATCTTTTAAGCATGGGAGGATTCCTTTGCATCCAGCTCAGAATTGAATTTTGTTGTCCAACTGACTTGATTTTTTCTGATACCTTGCTAGACATCTTTGGGCAATGATTATTCTGCATCGATAAACCGTGTGATGTGGAGTCCTGAAGGTTCTTTATTTGGTAGGTTGTTTGGAAATCTTAGTTTATTTTGCGTGCCATAAATATATTACATTGTTTTAAATAGTTTAACATTCGAATTTAGGAAAAGAACTCATGAATGTTGGTGTGTGTCAATTGATATCTACAGGTGTTGCATACTCCAAGCACATTGTGCACCTATATTCCTACCATGGTGGTGACGACCTAAGAAACCACCTTGAGGTTTGTGCATCAATAACTGATCTATTATCCTAGATAATTTGTAATATTAATCTCCTCTGATTTGGCTACTATCAATCAACAAGCTGATTCTTACatctattttaaatatattttcagattgaagcacatgttGGGAGTGTAAATGATCTTGCTTTCTCCTTCCCAAACAAGCAGCTCTGTGTAGTTACTTGTGGAGAGGACAGGCTTATTAAGGTCCGAGTCTTTGATCAGTTTGTTTGTGTGGCACAATGAGGGTGGAGTGTGTGTGAATTTTCTTTACCTTTCCTTCTTGGGTCTGCTTTGCTCTTGGTAAATTTTTGGGTATGTGAAGGGATTTATGGGATATTTTGGTAAGTTGCAGTGCAGTCAAACTCGTGTCAGACATTGGGGGTATGTTTAGATATTGATTTCTAAGTTTCTAGATATTTGTTTTGGAAGATGAATTGGAAATGAAGTGCATGTTGGGTCTTGTTTTTAGAAGACAACATAATTTAGTGTAGCTATCAAATCATTTAAGTTTTCATATGGTGATTTACTTTTAATAATGTGGGGGGTATTttagaattttgaaatatatcaTATTGTATTAGAATTGACGTGAAACATCAGATTGAAAATGATGATCATGTTGGGAAAACCTTAGAAAGAGTCTCTCGGAAAAAAATGCGAAAATATAAGAATGTTGGTTTTTCATGGGCATGTTTTCACATAATGGAAAAAGACAGCCTGAAATTTCATCATTTACAGGTATGGGATGCGGCTTCAGGTGAAAAACAGTTTACATTTGCAGGCCATGAAGCGGCTGTACATTCTGTTTGTCCACATCATAAAGAAAATATTCAGGTACACCATTTTAGATATGAACAACTAATGACTGATCCATATGAAACCACCCTATGAAGAGAAAAAGGTTTTTTCCCGCTAAAGAACAAATGCAATGAAGGAATATTGTCGGCATTTAGTTAACCAATTCAGGCATGAGATGTGCTATCACATTATTGATGTTGTAGCTAACTGCTTTACATGCCCCTGCAGTTCATCTTCTCTACAGCGGCTGATGGGAAGATAAAGGCATGGTTGTATGATAACCTTGGTTCTAGGGTTGACTACGATGCACCAGGTCATTCATCCACCACTATGGCATATAGTGCTGATGGAACAAGGTCTGTAGCCATACATTTTTTTTGTCCATTATTAAAATATAGTTTAAAGATCTAGAATTCCGCTTTACTTCGTGTATTGACATCCAGGTTATTTTCTTGCGGTACAAACAAAGAAGGAGATTCATATCTTGTCGAGTGGAATGAAAGTGAGGGAGCTGTAAAACGTACTTATGTTGGTCTTAGCAAGCGAGCTACAGGAGGAATAGTGCAGTTCGATACTCTAAAAAATCGAATTCTGGCTGCTGGAGATGACTTCACGATCAAGTTCTGGGACATGGACAATGTCAACTTATTGACAACTGCTGATGCCGAGGGCGGATTACCAGTAATTGTTATTTAAACAGAGTCAAATTTACTGAAATATTTGTTGGTACTAacatgtatttatttatttttcatagcCATCTCCATGTATCCGTTTCAACAAGGAAGGAATATTGTTAGCTATTTCAACAAATGAGAACTCTGTAAAGATTTTGGCCAATGCAGATGGTGTTCGTCTTCTACGAACAATTGAAAGTAGTCCTTTTGACGCATCTTCTAGGGTTGCCTCCTCAACAGTTGTAAAGGTGAATACGTGTTTACCATTTTATTTTGATTCTATTAATTTGATTTGCTCTTTTTAATGAAATCCACCTTGTGTCTTCAGTCTCCCTCATTTGCTGCTGTTAATGCTACTACTGGATCAAACATTGTTGATCGAGTTGTTCCTCTAACATCATTGGTTGCAATGGTATACTTCTCTTTCAGTTTGAAAACAGGAATATTTTCTAACCCTACGTTATCAAGTTGATAAAATATTTGACTATATGCAATAATTTTATTCTTCTCTGAATGATTTGTTGATCCAAATTACTAAGATTCACAATTTACCCTGGGCATTCACTATGCGATCCCATTATTTGATGTTTGTAGGCTGGAGAAAGTCGGAATTTGGCAGAAAAACCCAGAATTGCAGACGAGTCTGTTGAAAAATCCAGAATCTGGAAAATGACAGAAGTCAATGAGTCATCACAGTGCCGTTCCTTGAGACTCCCAGATAATTTAGCATCTGCAAAGGTATGAGTTGGAGCCCCTGCTTTTGATCGCATCCATAGGTTTGTAGTAAGTTTTATCTGAATTGCTGATAATTTATCCTGCCCTTTTGA
It encodes:
- the LOC140893429 gene encoding topless-related protein 4-like; translated protein: MSSLSRELVFLILQFLDEEKFKETVHRLEQESGFFFNMRYFEEMVTNGEWENVEKYLFGFTKVDDNRYSMKIFFEIRKQKYLEALDKKDRAKAVDILVKDLKVFSSFNEDLFKEITQLLTFENFRENEQLSKYGDTKTARGIMLVELKKLIEANPLFREKLNFPTLKNSRLRTLINQSLNWQHQLCKNPKPNPDIKTLFVDHSCGPSQPNGARAPSPVTNHLMGAVPKPGPFPPLATHGSFQPTPGPMPTPLAGWMASPSQVPHPSSSTGPIGFNPQNNTGLLKRPRTPPMINLAMDYQTADSEHVMKRTRPFGFPDEVNNVPVNVLPVGFSSQTHGHSSPSSEELPKTMVMNLSQGSAVKSMDFHPVQQVLLLVGTNLGDVTVWELGSRNRICHRSFKVWDLGACSVALQTSLGNDYSASINRVMWSPEGSLFGVAYSKHIVHLYSYHGGDDLRNHLEIEAHVGSVNDLAFSFPNKQLCVVTCGEDRLIKVWDAASGEKQFTFAGHEAAVHSVCPHHKENIQFIFSTAADGKIKAWLYDNLGSRVDYDAPGHSSTTMAYSADGTRLFSCGTNKEGDSYLVEWNESEGAVKRTYVGLSKRATGGIVQFDTLKNRILAAGDDFTIKFWDMDNVNLLTTADAEGGLPPSPCIRFNKEGILLAISTNENSVKILANADGVRLLRTIESSPFDASSRVASSTVVKSPSFAAVNATTGSNIVDRVVPLTSLVAMAGESRNLAEKPRIADESVEKSRIWKMTEVNESSQCRSLRLPDNLASAKVSKLMYTNSGFAILALAANAVHKLWKWPKNDRNPTGKASANTVPQLWQPASGILMTNDISDANPDDGVSCFALSKNDSYVMSASGGKISLFNMMTFKTMTTFMPPPPAATFLAFHPQDNNIIAIGMDDSSIQIYNVRVDEVKIKLKGHQKRITGLAFSASLNVLVSSGADSQLCVWSSDAWEKKTSKFLQTPPGRTTAPLADTRVLFHQDQTHLLVVHETQIAIYEAPQLACRKQWLPLEASGPITYATYSCDSQSIYVSFEDGSVGVLTAASLRLRCRINPSSYIPTSPRVYPLVIAAHPSEANQFALGLSDGGVCVLEPIESEGRWGTAPPQENGAGPSTSGAASSDQPQR